DNA from Elaeis guineensis isolate ETL-2024a chromosome 2, EG11, whole genome shotgun sequence:
CTAAGATTAAGTTTAGGTGTCTAGATGCTGTCTAAACACTCGtctaatattatttacgatgagattattaattagatcagatctatcAATTCAGGATGGGCCACTCATATCATGcattaatctatatatatatatatatatatatatataagataaaaatatagGAGCTATATATGTGGGTTCGTGATTAGATtgatttactattgagttggtgGGATTGGTCTAatcaataaatttttatgtaaaaatGACTGTGTTTTAACTTTTCAGTCTCTCGTCGTAACACAATGGATCCCAATCATTACCAGAATGAATGAAGTACCCTTCATGGTTGTCATGCCAAGTGGCAGCAAGGATCAGTGAAATTAAGAGGTTTAGGTCCTAAAACCCTCTTATCCTTAAACTACAGTTAAAAACAAAAAATCAGATATTTCTGGACGTAGGACAAATTGGTGGGAGAGACCATCCTCTTAAAGTGGGGATATTTCTATCCGGAACAAATTTTGATGCCTATAATTCAAAATCATGACAATTTATGAATTCAAATTAATATTTACTAATTATAATAGCAAATAGATTTCATTTAAAGATTTGTTCATTgttctatcaatttttttttaaaaaaaatatttattcattcCTAATCCATTTTTTTGATAAACCggctaaaaaaaaaaacttctatctatttttaaatttttaaatattttatatctaaattatttaatagtcaaatttattataacttccaAAAGCAAAATTGCTGTAGCTGTTTAGCCAAATCAAATAACAATTTTCTGTGCCCATAATAAAAGACAAAGTCTCAACTACCACTTTTGCACGACACCAAATTTCGAGCAATCATGCAAGACAGAGGAGATCTGCCGTATAGGGATTGTATGCGTTAGACCAATCAGTGTTTATATCCATCTGCAATCAAGAACTTCGTATCCATGTTTGTTATGTATCCATCTTGGATCGATCAAATCGGATGGAATAAATAGTACAAATGAATTATGTCGAATTGAATTGGGTGAGTAAAGAACACATCATGCaagtattttaaaataattataattttaaaaaaaagatttagattAAGACTATATGGGATTACATCTGAAATGGAGTATACCATTAGACAtatttgatccaaatttattttaaataattttaattatctacAACTAATATTCATCTTCggattaaaataaattagataaaatctatctcATTAGGATCCGATAATGTTTAGCATCTGATAGGTCGGTTATAATTGTCACTGTACAGCCGTGTGACAGAGGGGACCAAACTCTCCCTGGCGAATAAGTGGCATTCATGAAAGCAGTCACATGCTTACCAAGTAAAAAAGCAGCCACATCACATGAGAGGATTCTACACATTTTGTTAGGTTGTGTCACATTTTTTGCTGTCAGAAATAGCCAGGTGTCACATGCATTCCATACTTTTCTCCAGATACTGGACATGTTCCTCCTGTCCACTATTAAATTGAGAAAAGCCTTCTAGCTGGACCCCTGGAGGAGCTTggctccagtggccttcagttgGCCACGCAAGGGAGTGGACCAACAATAGTCAAGCAAGGTCATAGCCAGAGCCCAGGCCCACGGAGCTAAAGGGACCGTCAACTGTGGATTAGAAGATTGCCGGACCTCCAACAGCAGCAGCAGGACGGAGACAAAGGGATGCAGAGGGTGGTGTACATTGCTCAGCCTTCCAGTGGCAACAATATGAAACAGGAGCAGTAACACATGTGGATTGAACATTTGCTAGAGCTAAACTTTAAATTTCTAGAGATTTTTCTTGTCATCAAAAGTATGAAATTACCTAGTTTTATGCTCTGGATCATGGTATAAACAACTTGCACTATGAGCTGGACCGAAGAAGTAACAGAGAAACTGAAGATATTTAAAATATTCTCTGTAAGTATCTAAATCAGATGCATGCTCAATATCTAGCCCATGTTAAAATCAAAACAATTTAATATCTAcgagttgattttttttgtttgaaaattttgaatagcgaaaatatctctattttttttaaaaaaaattatgatatcttgtgtaTATTATggacacaggatatcataatatgcatatagaatgtcataattttttcaaacgacagagatattttcgtcatataaaatttttaaataaaaaaattaatttataaatattaaatgtgCATTACATGGATTAATTAAATAAGATGATGTactttacatcaaattttttatattattgataatgtataaaaaattttacggataaaaaaattttgtgtgTATGATGATGATTGACTCAAATGTaggatcgatgaaaaaaaaaaaattttttttgcacactgTTTGACCCTGCGAGTGAGCCAACCACCGAGTCCCGCACTGaacgcagtgcacaaagaatttctctcgcAGGTAAATATCGGAGAACATCGAGCCGTACAAGCCGAAAACAGGTTCGGCAATGTAGTACATGGAGTGTGGTTTCAACCAGAAGCCTAGTCCACGGTGTCAGACACAGGTCTAGCTCTTTTCTGGGCTGCTCCTGCCGAGTTGGCCTACCACGAAATAGCCCTCtggcctttttattttttttaataattttcatgaaATAAATAAAATGCAGACAGAGGGAGTGTTTTTTATACCCCCGTCATTCTTTTTATTGGATAATTATTTTGATCCTTTGAAGCTGTTGGCCCGAAACATCTTTAGTTTCTGATTGTTGCAACAAATTCAGTATGAACTCCAGATCTCTTGGTCCATCCAATCATCTCTTTAGTTTTTGGTACCAAGTGTGCGGGTTAAGATTTGGGGGGTCATTTGAGCCTGAACTGGATGAGAACAttactgtttcttttttctttttctttttctaagaAAAGATAGAAAACTCCAATTCACAGACCTGCTTCCCTGAAGGGCATAAAAATTAAACATTAGCTTTGTAGGTCCAATTTTTGGTTCTAGTATTTTAAATTCAACTTGTTGCATGACCTACCAATTGTAGAATAATGTGGGTTGGCTCCTCCGGCTCTCCTCGCGAGTCTTCTACCTCGTCGTTCCATGTCCGCAGTGTTCAATTTCCTTCAATCGGTCACACAGAAAAATTAATGCCTAAATATAAACTACTAGTAAACTATTTGGGGAGAATATTTTATGATCCCCCCATTGTACAAACTAATTctggaaactttttttttttttaatttcatgatTGATGTTTgtttaacaaaaaaatgacaaAGGGTTTGATCAAATCCTTCCACCTACACTGATAAGGACATCCATCAACATCCTCGCTTTGACTTTTTATTTGCAATTTAACAACTTGAAGGTCAAGATTAACCAGAAAATATTATCAATTACAAAATAGGTAGAATTTGAGACCATTTGAGTAGCCAACATCTTGATTATGCTAAAGTTTTGAGCTAATGTAAATTAATAATAATGtaactaagaaaaaaaaatatatttactccAAGCATAAGAAGAGAGCCTAATGTGGAAGATATTCGGTTAAAATCTATTACCAAGTCAATCTGTCTCGATTTCAACCATTAATGTCTGCATGGTGAAGAATAGACTTCCATGAATGAGACAACCGAACACCGATAGCATGGGAGTTAGGATGGCAACATCCATGAAAAATTTATAGATTTGTGCCAATCAATTGATGTAGGCACGCATCACGATAACAAATGTAAATGAAAGAGAAAGCCGTGCCCACAAAGAATTCATGCTTCTGTTTGTATTTTAGATCAAGATGTAGGCCATCAGTAATCCTGCTAATCATTGAAGTCAGAATTAATCAGAGGGAAAAGCTCCGATTTGGAACAAATGGAGTCCGGGTCTTCTAACATTGTTGGGGATATCTTGAACCACGAGATCTCAGGACACAGACATGGATGGAAAGTTAAATCTAGGATGGCCCATCTAGACAACCTTCTATCTTTTTACTTGATGAAAAGAGGCACAATCTAGATGGGATAGCCTTGATATCCATCATTACATGGCAGGGGAATGAAAGAAAGGAGCTAAAGTTGGTCAGAAGGGAGAGCAAGCAAGCTAAGGGAAGAAAAGTTCCACCAAGCTTGAAAGCTAGCTCTTGGCATGCCCCCCTCATTATGTTGCCTATGGGTATCTCCCATTATATTGcctatactctctctctctctctcacacacacaaaaTGTGATCAGGCTCTATAGCTCGCCCAAAAATTTTCCTTTTTGAGTAGGCATCTTGTGTATTAGCATTACACAAGCAAATGTTCCCCTTAGAGTCGGCATGTCATCATGATAGGATCGGATGGCGGTGGCAAAGGGGACACCCAGTCTAAAGTTGGTGGGTCCTTGAACTGGTGTGGGCTTTATTCTTGATCTCTCTACTAAGACCTTTGGTAAAGGAAAAGGTGGTGATTGTTAAAGCTTAATATCCCATAGTTCTTGAGCAGATTTGATTCCCAAGTAGTTACAGGAGATGAGCCACTAACGACAGATAGGCCATTGTGGAATCCTTCCCTTTTGTATATATGTTTCCACTTTCCACGCTTCCCAACAATGGCCTGTGGCTCATGGATAGATGTGATATCTGATAGTGAACTAACACCAAATAGAGTACATGTAGGTTAGGCCTGTGTACAGCACAGATCCTGTCGATAACTAATCACAGGAAAACTATTCAGGGAATCACAAGAAAAGCCGTGACAAACACTGAGCCCTTTCAAAATTTATATGGTTACAGAGGATCCATAAGCCATTCTAGTTCTACACCCAATGATGAACATGATTGAGAAACTCAACTACGTCTAGCAGCATCATGTTTGTGCTTGCTTCAATGTCcaataagtatctctcagaccaACTTGCTACCAAGGTTCAAATAATGGTTGCATTCAAGGAGTATACGGTATCCAATCACAACTAAAACCACTTCCATGACCATTCACTTTTTATGGTACCTTCTTTGTTGCATTTATTGGATCCTAAAATATCAACTTGTTTCTATAATTTGGAAGCCTAATTATCACAAACAATCGTTGCTTTCATGATCAAGTCGTCAattatccttaaatatttgatgcTACAAATTGAGTACCAGACTAACGGCACAACATGCCCAAGTGGTTCTCTAGCATGGCCCCCTATCTTTTAATATCTTTCACCACATTTTTGGAGGCAACGTGCTTGCACGAAACTACCGTGAGGATGGTTGGGCTATTTTTTAGAATGAGTTCGTGATTAATTACCCAAGTTCGAAGCTCCCAGTGGAAAGACCAAATCTTCTTCCAGATAAGCACAATTTTTGTGGTCATGACCATTTAATTGTGATGAATAGTTTGTTTGCTCCCATCACTTTCGACTCATCCTCGCGTAGAATGTGGCCCAAACACGACATGCCAAATGCCAACCAATGATCGACACAAACACGTGACCCCCACGCTTGCCTGAACCCAAAGAACTCCAAATGCTAAAATGCGACAGATCATCCCCAACTTTATTTATTTACTTTACtgtatacaataaaattataaagGTTCCGATCTCTAACCTCCTGCTAAGAAAAGGATCATAAACTAAAAGATGGCACCGTGCTCTCATCCTTCAACTACTGTTTGGAAAGAACAAAGTAATTCCTCCGAAAGATATCATCATAACATGCAATTGGTGGCGTTGCGGTCATCATCATAATCAGAAAGAACAAAATAATATCATCCAAATACTTAACTACTACCACATACTCGATACACTCGCATACGGAGAACCAAAATATGTTTTATGCCGTTGTGGTTGCGTCGGGTATGGATAAGTTGTTGCAGTTGGCGGTCCATGTCATTTCATGTGGGCATTTGAAAGGGCGTGGAAGGGAGGTTTCCCACCTTCTTTCCTAATTAATGCCAGCTCGTGGGTGCAGTTAACTGGGGCCCAGATCCAAAAAAAAACCGATTAGCGTCTCATTGATTTCAGTTAGCGTACCATGATGCCTCATTTTTATGCCATTAGCCCCTGCTACAATTGCTGCCGTTTCTTTTTTTAAATTCCTCCCCCAATTCCCATGAAAAAGAGTAACCCCTCTTCTCTTGAGGTCCCTATTTGGGTGAAACGTGGCACATTTAGATTGGCTAATGATTTAttcaagaaaaggaaaaaattatCTCTGGACaaagaaaggttttatttttagatatccactgcgtgtgtgtgtgtgtgtgtgtgtatacaaatAGAGAGTAATTATTTTGGCACAATGTTACAGCTTGGCCTTGTATTTTGCCAATGGTAACGTTGTCGTCGATGTTTTCCCAGTTCTGGCACCGAGGGATTAAGTCAAGGAGAGCCCACGCATCCCATCGGGTCTGAGAGCCTTTTTTGACCTTCTGTTTGCTCTCACGAGCACTGGTGGATGAGTTGAGTTGGCCAGAGGCATCTGGCGGTGTGAGGAGCGCCCCGTTTGtctgctttttcttttttcctttcctgTTTTTTACTGCGCACAGTCTCCGTTCTTTGCCCTGGGCGGTGCTCTTCTTCTGGGACGAGGGGCCTTGTTCTTTCCATATCCCCGAAACCCCAAAAAAACCCTGGTTTTCTCTCGCCCTCTCTTGCCCATGGAAGCGGTTGGAGTTCTTGATGCATTCAGGTAGGCGGGATTtaatcccttcttcttcttctttatactTTGGAAAGGTCCGATTTGACGAtgctctgaaaaaaaaaaaagggggtttCTTGGCATCTGTGGAAGAAGAGGAGAGATTGGGGagtttgtttatatatatatatatatatatatatatatatattcattctCTCCCTCAAGTATTCTTGATATCTTCATTGTGTGGCGGGAGGGGCATCTTAccttgtactatttttttttttttttttcaagatcctTTTCGTTGTTGTTGAAGGAGATCTGCTGCTGAGTTCTTGACTGGATGTGGTGAGAGGGAATCTTTTCGGTTGCAAAGCCTGTTGTGACAAGGACAAGGAAGAGTGGTGTTTGTGGTAATTCCCTTGGTTCTTGATTGAATGAGGCGAGTGGGGCTCACTGTTTCTTTGTTCTGAAAAACCCTGCTAATCCCTTTGTTTTAGTGGAAGGCGCCGTCCGGGAGATTGAATTCTTGCCACCAGAATGAGGGATTTCCCTTCTTGTTTTGGGGAGAATGGGGTTCAGGTTGCCGATTCCTCCTCGTCGTCGTCGAGCGCCGGCAAGACGGCGCAGAATCTGGTGACCTGCGTCTACCAGACGCAGCTCGGCGGCCGGGCTTGCTTGATCACGGTGACATGGAGCAAGAACCTGATGGGCCAGGGGCTTAGCATTGGGATAGATGATTCTGCCAACCAGAGTCTCTGCAAGGTGGATATAAAGCCGTGGCTGTTCTCAAAGAGAAAAGGCTCGAAGAGCTTGGAGGCGGAGAATAGCAAGGTGGACATCTTCTGGGACCTCTCTGCTGCCAAATTTGGATCCGGGCCCGAGCCGTTGGAAGGATTCTATGTCGCAGTGATCTTTGATCTTGAGATGGTGCTCCTGCTTGGAGATTTGACCAAGGAGGCCTACCGGAAGACCAGTGCGAGCCCACTGCCTTCGAGTGCGGTTTTCATAGCTAAGAGGGAGCACATATATGGCAAGAAGATCTACTGTACAAAGGCTCAATTTTGCGACAATGGGCAAGTTCATGATATTGCAATCGAATGCGAGACAGTTGGGCTCAAAGATCCGACCCTTGAGATTCGCATTGACAAGAAGAGGGTAATGCAGGTGAAGAGACTCATGTGGAAGTTCCGGGGAAATCAGACGATCCTGGTTGACGGGCTCCCTGTGGAGGTGTTTTGGGATGTCCACAACTGGCTTTTCGGGGCACCTACAGGAAATGCTGTCTTCAtgtttcagacttgtgtttcagcTGAGAAATTGTTGCCGTGGTCTTCCTCACAGATTTTCAGGGAATCTCAGTTGCAAGGGCTTGGTTTCTCTTTGATATTGTATGCTTGGAAGAATGAGTAGGTGTAGGCAGGAGGAAAATGACTACTCCCTACCTTCTCCCTTGAGTTCTAACAAAATACTTTAGTGAGTGATTTGTTTTTAACAATGTGCGTGAGGTTCCCATttgtttttttccttcttttccacCCCTTATAAATTTGATCTGTTTGAATATATTGGCAACATTCTGAAACTTCTAATTGGTTGCTCTCAATGTTTTTTTGACACTTCTTCAGTTTGCATCTTATGTTGGAGCAGTTTTTGAATTTTATCTGTGGGAAACAGAAGATACATTATTATGTAAACTCATTCAAAATATTCTGGAAGCAATACAGATTATATGTTGATATTAAAACTGAGCATCATGTTGAAAATTGTTTGGAGTCTAAGATTCCTTTTGATGATATCCATATTATCACATATTTATCTAATGTCAAAATTTTGTTGATTTTTCCTTGGTATTCAGTCTTGTTGAATTATCTAGCTTCTTGAAATTTTGTGGCAAAGAGTTAGCAGACTATTCTGCATTGTAAGATACTCTGTTCTGAGCTTAGACAAATACTTGTCCCAACTGTATAAACAATGAAAAAGAAACAGATGTGCGGCAGGATACTTATTGTATCTGGAGTTACGTGTATTGAGTTCTCTTTACATTTTTCTTATGAGGACTAAAGATCACTGAAAATGGAGGTActgaaggaaagcatggtgtaAGATCATTCAATTTTCTGACCTTCTTGAGCTATGGAAATTTCTGTTGGGTTCTTTTGCCACTCTGTTTGATATGCCTTGTCCATTTCAGGAGACTAAATTGTTATTTTGAGATCCCTGAAGAACATTTTAAATGGCATACGTTCTGCTTGAATTGATGGGAGGTCAACTAGTCTTTTCACAGGTTGAAAAAATTACATTATCCCTTTTGATTAgcaaaattattgataatttttagtGGTTAAAATGTCATGTTACTTCTAGGAAGGCAATTTCATAAATTATCCAAATTTGCTTTCTATTGAGCTGACTTGCTAATAATCCTCAGGATTTACATCCCTATAATTTCTGTTGCTTGTTCATAGGGATCAATTAAGTATGTCCAAGTTAACCTGTCTGGAGCATCCAGGAGGGCCAGAGAGACAGATATATTTCAGTAAGTCCTTCTCATGCTATTGTCCAGAAGCTTATGTATATTCTCGAATTTGTATTACCATAATGCTTTGTAAATCCATGGGACTGCTTATTTAGGGTCTTTTCTCCTGACACTATCTTTCTGTGATGTATGTTCTTGCAAAGGAGTAAGTTATGCACGTATAAGTTCAGTCAATCAACAATTCTTTCTCTCAGTCTACACATCATGAACCTTACCTCCAGTAGTACAGATTATAATTCAGACTTCTGATATAACACTTTTTCCATGGGTTTATGCTTCATCTAGTTGTACTGGTCAATTGATGACATTTGGTTCCAAGACTTGCTCTTTTCTTTGGCAAGTCTTTTATGCCAGGATCTTAAGATGATACATGATTCTTTCTTCTCCTTTACATCCTGCAAACTTGAACCAATGTGAACCTGGATATTCGCTGTATCTCCTATTTTCACTTTTGGAGCTTGAAGAGATGCAAATCATTACATGGAAAAATCTTTAGGGCTATACAAAACTTGGGAGAACTAATTTACCAAAGTGAAAGTATATAATTAATCATCTTTCAGTACTAAATGCCTGACAAGATGATCAACTTTCTCATGTTTTCAAAAAGCAAATGGTGTAATTCAAAACAGTGTCATTCTAGTAAGTAGATCATGGAATTAGGATTGCTTGAGCATTGCATGCTTGAGCAAATGAAATAATTTTTGGGTTTCAACTATATAACTACTGGAATAACTAGGGGAGCACACACCTGAGTGCAAGCTGCACTCAGCTGCATGGTCATCATGGAGTTGAGACACTGCAATAAGGAATGCAAGAGTTCTGATAAAGCAACCTGATATACGGTATACAGGAACATGCATGTTTAGTGTTTTAACGATATGGGTTGTACATAATACATGCCACAAGAAAGATGGACTGGTCACTTGATATATAGTATATCCAGCagtgaaaaagaaaaagtattttaagTTATTAACAAGCACACACAAAATATTAAAATGTATCAGTAGAAAGTGGCTTAGGTGATGGGTCTAaagataaatatatatgaatcttGAGAGTGCATTACTGCTGAAGACAGAGAGCATCTGAAGGCACTAATGAGGCCAATGAATGGAAGCTATGATTTCTAGATGCTGGTGAAGATACAGATAGACATGGTAGCAAGAGGCATTGTCTAGAGGCTGACAGTCACCATGATAGTACCTCATGTTTATGAGGTACTAAATGCCTGACAAGATGATCAACTTTCTCATGTTTTCAAAAAGCAAATGGTGTAATTCAAAACAATGTCATTCTAGTAAGAGTATCATGGAATTAGGTTTGCTTGAGCATTGCATGCTTGAGTAAATGAAATAATTTTTGGGTTTCAACTATATAACTACTGGAATAACTAGGGGAGCACACACCCGAGTTTAAGCACAACCTTGTTACTGCAGAGTCAATGCTGCATGGTCATCATGGAGTTGAGACACTGCAATAAGGAATGCAAGAGTTCTGATAAAGCAACCTGATATACACTATACAGGAACATGCATGTTTAGTGTTTTAGCCATATGGGTTGTACATAGTACATGCCACGAGAAAGATGGACTGGTCACTTGATATATAGTATATCCAGCagtgaaaaagaaaaagtattttaagTTATTAACAAGCACACACAAAATATTAAAATGTATCAGTAGAAAGTGGCTTAGGTGATGGGTCTAaagataaatatatatgaatcttGAGAGTGCATTACTGCCGAAGACAGAGAGCATCTGAAGGCACTAAGGAGGCCAATGAATGGAAGCTATGATTTCTAGATGCTGGTGAAGATACAGATAGACATGGTAGCAAGAGGCATTGTCTAGAGGCATACCTCATGTTTATGAGAGCATCCAAAATGAAGTCTTTATTCTATTTTTAAGAATTTTGAGGCTGACGGCTGACTGTCCAAGCATCCTTGAAATGATGATGTTGATGATTTAAACAAATAAGATAGTGGTGAGATGAATAATTTAGCACAGTTGAGCATAATGGGAGTAGCCTTCTAGTAATTTTGACTGACAACAAACTAGCTTGGCAGGTGCATGTAGTACTTCGATATAAGGTTACAGTCAAATATTTAGTACCAGATTTACAGGCTCCAGAGCTGACATGAAACAAGACACAAATATTAACCATGTGCAGGGATGAAAGTAACTCTTGTCGAAGAGATCTTTAAATGCTGATAGGGGCATGAGCAAGGACAAGGTTGAGAAGCTGATGTGGCATGGAGGTGGCCAAATGGTCCCAATGTCAAGAGAACATCAAGGAAATGGAACAAGGGCTGCAAATTTAGGTCAAATACCTGGTGCAGTTATGGTTGTGGAAGTGATGATAATAATCAAGACACAAGTAGAGTCCACCCATTTCCTAGAATAAATGAATTGTCGGCTTGTGATGAGGATAGTGATGCCATTCTCCCATGGTGCTTCTATATAATTGTAGATATGATGGGGGGAAAAAGTCTCTTCAATGTGAAAATTAGCAGCTTGATTTTGGGCTTTGCGCCAAATCATCTACTAATTAATATGTCAAGTTGCGGAAACTAGCATTTCCAAGTTATTTTGCAAGTTGCAAGAGGATTTCATTGGTGATGCAGATCTACCACATAACTTGTTGATTCATGTTGCCAATCGTGAAGATAGAACCCTAGCTATTGATTCCAAAGTTAATGCAAGAAAGGGAAGCATATATGTTAAAGAAGGTTTAGGATTAAAGGATTTTAAACCTGTAGAACTGGATAATGGTTAGGTATAAAAAACCATGAGATCTAAAGGACTTGAGTTAAAAATAATAGGGTTCTGATTTTCTGGATGAAGTAAAAAACACGATGATTTAAAGATATGGATCATAATATGGTCAAGTTACTTTAGAGTAACCTTTGGGAATGTTGGCGATGGACATTTGAGGAAACTCAGTAATAAAATGGACTTGCTCGTAGTATATGGATTGTCAAGAGAAGAACAGGGAAGGTAACTTCAATGTAGGCAATGGTTTTGATTATGATGATGAATTATAGTTGGTTCTCAGTAGGTATGTGGAGAAGATTGTGAAATTCCTGTGAAATCCATACAACCATGGTAGGAGGAGTGCTAACCATTGCATATTAATGAAAAAGGTTTGACTCAGCAGGTAATTACCCTTAAAAAATCTCAGTGTAATCACGTGGGGTAAAGTTGCCATCACCGTAGCATGCAGAGTCATCACTAGGTGTATTGAGAAATTTGTTAAACTTCAAAGTGAATCTTCGGAGTTTATTTAAATTTGTCACTCAAGTTACATGTATACGAATAATTTTACAGCCAATACTTTATTCAATTGTCATGAAAATAAACTTGAAAATCTAATGCAGTACA
Protein-coding regions in this window:
- the LOC105036529 gene encoding uncharacterized protein; this translates as MRDFPSCFGENGVQVADSSSSSSSAGKTAQNLVTCVYQTQLGGRACLITVTWSKNLMGQGLSIGIDDSANQSLCKVDIKPWLFSKRKGSKSLEAENSKVDIFWDLSAAKFGSGPEPLEGFYVAVIFDLEMVLLLGDLTKEAYRKTSASPLPSSAVFIAKREHIYGKKIYCTKAQFCDNGQVHDIAIECETVGLKDPTLEIRIDKKRVMQVKRLMWKFRGNQTILVDGLPVEVFWDVHNWLFGAPTGNAVFMFQTCVSAEKLLPWSSSQIFRESQLQGLGFSLILYAWKNE